Part of the Cottoperca gobio chromosome 16, fCotGob3.1, whole genome shotgun sequence genome, CTCGACCACTCACTTTTAAGCTGTCACCCATTATCGTACAGTTACTTTCTTAAGAggtaaaacaaatcaatatccAGAGATAAGATGTGcatagaaatagaaatgattTTCTATTTCTGTACACAACCATAGCAGGTTTTATATGTCCCTACTTGTATGTAGTGTGATGAAATGTAAGGAAAATTATCCAGAGAAATTATGTATCAGATGATTATCTCAACGTTTCCCCATTTTAACAGAAAAGCTGATGAGttttgtgtttgcagatgtttacctgtgtttttatattatatctgatgttgttgtttgtcttaCATGTTGGTGAATATGTTGTGTGCCGAACAAAGAAGTGGTGGTGGAGAATTCAAAACTAGCCAACAGCCAGTTTTCATCAAGTTAACTAAGCCTACCGTAAGCACCATTTTCTTCCCATGTTCaaacaaatatctttttgtGTCTATGTTTCCAGGCTTGAATTTATGAAAGAATTTGGATTTCAAAAGATAAAGGTTCTGATTTATATACAAAACGAGCTGGTGAACCTCTTTAGTGACTTTGTACGTTATACTATGAAGAATAATTGATCTCTGCCTCTATAGAGTATAACTCAGTGGGTGGCTCTTTATCAGCAAATCCAGCTTTATGTCATCCATTAAccaatgcattttaatgttattcattgtttttttattttttatgtaaataCCAATTTTTCATGTTACTGAGAGTGCTTGTAtttgtgttcttttgtgttGTACATATTACATTGTGATATTTTGTACACTGCGCATTTGGGGATGTTCCCAGCTTGTTAGCTTGGACATTTATACGTCCATATtgcttctgtgttttttttttttaagtatcatAACTTTGAACTCTCTTCAAATTCAATTAAACTGAATGCCTGTACAAATGTTGGCTTCCTTTTGCCACTTCATTTAATTGTTTACTTCATACTGCAGTTAATGTCACGGGTCTTTAACAGCATTATTTTACATCCCATGTGGATCCAGACTATGTTTTGACATTGATGACTTGAAAAGACAATAATGGTAACAGATGTGCAGAGTGGGTTTCCAACACTAGAGGGGGCCATGGTTACATTACAGTAAATGAACATCACAGTTACTATACAGTACGGCATGCTTACTGTGTTCCCCACATTTTCAATCAGCCACTGTAATTACGGAAATGACTTCTCCACCAGATAAAGAACTTCATCAAATTTCTTGATATGAGGAGAACTTCATAATCACTCAAAAGTTTTAATGGACATCTGTGAGTTATAAACTTCAATTCCTGGTTATCAGTTTGGTATCGTCTTGGTGTTTAATCCAAACTCATTTCACTCAGTCAGCCCCAAGTATGAGGGGTGACCTTCACACACTAATGTTTTTTTGCACAGTTATCTGTACAGATGTAcatttttacttgagtatttcctaTCTGCTACTGTATACTACTTCTCCACCACATTTgagaaaatattgtacttttcagcCCACATCATGTATCTGACAGCTGGAGCTTCCTGGAAGTTCAAGGTTTTACACAACTTTGATCAACATATTACATGATGtagtattatagattaaactatccaatgcatataaagtagttaaatgTGTTCCACCTTGACCaactatattacattacaacacTGCTTCCATGTTCATGCATCAGCCATTATAAGGAAATAGCATATACGATTGTAACATTCTGAAAAGGGACATTCAGCcttattagtacttttacttgttatACTTTACATTTAGCTAAGAATACTTCTACACGTTTTCCACTTTTCCTGAATAcatcttccaccactgttgaaGCCAAAATAGACCAATTTATATTAATTTGTTAAATTCTTGTCGCTGGCTTTCCCAAACCGTTTAGCTGTAAAACGAAATCcttgtgtgaaatgtgtgtagTATTGTTGCAATGCAGTATATAAGTATACATCCTATATAGGATTGGGTACATATCTTAAATCATATGTTGCTTGTCTGATACACTTCCACAGATAAATCTCTGGAAACCTGTTGGgtagacaaaaagagaaaaacctcttaaaatgtaatttatatcaCAGCTCATCCCATCCCCGAATTCTCCTCCCATTTTGACGAGTTTAGACAAAGGTTTCCATGGTAACCATACACAGCAGCTGTCTGACACCTCCTACCCCCTCATCCTCCCAAatacccccacccccacccactgcatcccctcctcctgcttcttcttcttcttgaatcAGCTGTGGTCTATGTGGGAAACAGCAGCAGCGCAATAAACTATTTAACAGTGTTTaagtgctcgtgtgtgtgtgtgtgtttgtgtgtgtgtgtgtgtgtgtgtgggtgggtgggtggattAGAGAGTGGAggttacatttgtgtgtgtgtgtgcttgtgtaatAGGTAGAGAGATTGAGAAACACATTagtctgtgtgggtgtttgtgtgcaacTCCCCCAGCAGAGTTTATGAGTGGGAGGCCTCCACGAGCAGCGGGGTATTACATAGAtgatgtttgtgttatttttcaaaCCAGAGCAATAATTTCACAACTCAGTAACAGAAAACCACAAACTCACCAGCAACATTTCACTTGGATGGTGGCCCTTTATCCTTCCACCagtttcagagagagagagagagagagagagagagagagagagagggagaaggggagcagaagagagagagaggagtagagaggagagagagagacgagagagaagagtagagagagagatagagagcagggagagagagaggagacagagagttTGCGGTCTAGGGGTAGTTGTCTCTATAAGTggagagctctctctctctctcccgttGTTCGTCTCTCTGCTCCCTTATACTgacgctcttctctctctctctgctctctccttctccgCGCCCCTCTCGTCGCTCGCGCTCCCCCGCCCCCGTTCCGCTCACGCTCTGATCTCTGCCCCTCCCGCCCCgcgcctctctctctcgatctctcctctctctctagagagagtgagagagctcTGTGAATGAGGTTTCTAGAGGCCAAATGATTTATAGCAGCAGATTTTTCATTGGCACTCAAATGCCttgcttttaaaaaagtaaGCCATTACACATCTTTTATAATGGACACAAAGGCAGATTTGGCCTGCATAGTGTCCCGAGCCTCAGCGTAAGTATGCCAGCTCTGTATTGGTTTTAACTCTCATTAGTGTCTGTCAGTCTATCTATggcttttattcaaatgaaaacaaaatgacctAAACGAATGAACAAAAAATAGCTTGTGTGTATACATCGATATGTACTGTAATAGCATGTATATatatcagtttgtgtgtgtgagtatctgtgCAAAAGCGCCTCCTTCAGTGAAATCCTATTTAGATTTCACAGCAAAGTAACAATGTTCCTGCCTATCAGAAGTATAGTTGATATCTAGAGCACAACAACTGAGACTTGAGACAGGACTGTTTTTTTATGCCTCATGGGAGAAACGTATTGCAGCAATAAGGCACTAGCTTCACAAAGCCCTCCTGCTTACCTGCCAGAATAAGGGCTCAAAGACTTATGATTTCTCCCGGCTCATACATGGCATGTCattattttaaagatgtttattaAGTAATAAGTAAGCAATGAACAATTCTGTATATGGCTCTTGCTACATCAGTTGTTCTCCCcctgatgtttgttgttttgcacgaaaatgtatttgtttacactGCATTTTAAGGCAAAAAAGTTATATTTAGCTATTTTGAATAACACTATAcattgcaattaaaaaaaaaggaaacccaGCACGCAAACCACAACAGGACACTGCAGAATATTCCTGACTGCGTCACATGTACAATGTCTGGGATCCCTGTCTACTCGTAGTGTTACTGTGATGATCTGGGGTAATGGTGTTAGTGAATActagagaaaatgaaaatgagagAGACCTGGGAGTGTGAAATGAATGAGGGGGATATTTTTAGATGGAAGTTCATTAGGGCCTCTCTTTCACACAGCTACTCTTCTGCTTTCACCAGTGCATGGTGTGGAATGAGAAGTGAAATATTTACTACTCTAGAAAACATAGgtgaaaaaacaataatgacaaCATTGGCCAGAATTGTTGTCTCATTATCACTGTACAACATGTCCATCTTAACAAGGTATTCAGTATCAGTGTAAACAtgcaaactattattattatttgcaaacTCTTCTCAATGCAAGAAATGAAACTCTCAGCCAAGCAATATCTTCTATTGTTTAACTTGAGACAAAGCAGAATCAGTAATCTTGTCTGGCACATGGGAGCCTCCATGATGCAGACATCTGTCACTTTAATGCAGCAAATGATTGAATAGTCCTGGGGCAGAAGGAGAGGTTAGGTGGGGGAAGTggtgaatatgtgtgtatgtgtcactCTGAAAGGGAATGCAAGTCCCCTAACATCTGTTATCCCATTCACAGAAAATGGATCATCATTCTTGGCCAAAGCTGGTTGATTGGCCCTGCAACATCTTGTCTGGTAATTAAACTGTGATTACAACAGAGAGCAGTCTTATTTCTGAATGGATCAAGATATAGTGTTGTAAAAGCCTGCAGTGACAGAAGCAGATGGATTGCACAGAGGAGGCTAAGAGCTGTGGTTACTGAAGTCTTGACGGAAGCTACAATCCATGCCATAAAACTTTCAGAGCAGAAAATCTGAgctttcaattcaattcaattcctGGCACATCCTGGACACATAGTTGTTATATTATGTTGATAATGGATGCAACACTAGTCTGCCTCTTTTGCTGCATATCTTTAAACAAccatgagccatttgggatGGGTGTGTGTGCTTTATCTTGTCGGCGCACGTCCAAGAGTTAAAAACTCCAAATGACTGGTGAGATGGGTCTGGCCCGTTGCAATATAATTCAATCTAAGTGAAGATGCCCTGAGTGTATGAGGAGCGCAGGAGAGCTTGGCCTGTTTCCAAACAGAATAAATGGTCCTCTGTAAACATTTCCATTGGAAAACCTCATACATGAACCTGTTTGCAAATCAAATCCACTCTAGTTGCACATTTCCATTCCCTTATAACACAGATTCAAACTAATTCTGGAAGAAATTAATGGCAGGCAGCACTCCAAATTAAATGTCTCATGTATCCCTTGACAACATTAAGTAAGGCCCATTCTCCCCTCTCCACACATCAAATAGTTTGACAAACGATTTCTATGCATTTGTGGAAAAATGTTGTGCAACAGCTTCAGTTTGGGgttttgagaaagaaagaagagaaagagggcagAATCCTGGAAACATAATATAGAAAAATGATGGCCCAAACTGTAAAAGGCAGACAATCATATACTTCCTGTGAACATTGTCTCAGTCATAATGTCCCCCTTGTATAAAGTGCATTGCTTTTCCGTTGGAAAATAAAACCTATTATACAACTTTGGGAAAGTCACATTCTCTTTAGTTGGCAATTTCAATCCATATACTCAAGGTCAATTCAAATAACTGAATACAAggtgaatgagagagagagagagagagagagagagagagagagagagagagagagagagagagagagagaaagagagagagacagagagagagagagagagagagagagcatcatGTCTTCTTCCAATGAGATCAGTCTGCTGCGTGCAGCTTCATTTCCGTGCAGCCCTGGCCCTCCCAGCGATGATGTAATGTCATGAATATTGAAACAGGTTGCTCGGTGCTCGGGAGGCGCTCGAGTCAGCATCCCTTCTGCCTCCATATCACCACTACCCTTCAGCATCCGACAAAACACCCAGAAAAGGTAAGAAATTATTTTGGAGCTTCATGATTTTCATGTCATAATCGTGCGTGTTTTAGATGAATGTGGCAACATTAACCTGTAATGAAACTGTGTGATTGTGGTCCACATTATGTTCTGTACTGTCAGGCCTGACAAGGTGGCTTGATTTACTGTTGGTGCTCCCAGTTGTTTATATgtagaaaacacaataacagaGCAATACTTTCTTACTTGTTTGGACTCATTTGATATTCTTCATTTAATCAGCACTGAGTGAGAGATTATGTGACAGGCAGTCGTTTTTTGTGTGCTTTTAAAACCAAAGAGACAAAGGAAAAACATGCATAAACGGTGCCAACTGTGGAACAGGCAAAAATAAACGCTGTTGCTTCTATTACTTTTATGCATCTTTCATACATTTGAGTAATGAGTCATCGGGCATGTGGGATATGAGGAGCAAGATGATGGCTGATGGGAAAAGGCAGAACTCCTGTAAACCTAGATGTGGCTAATCATTTGATATCAAGAAGCTGGGCGgttctttgtttctttaagGTCGATGAGGCTTAGATCAGATCAGAGACCACTCAAAACCTGATTCCTGTCAACTGAACAGGCAGCATGGCGGATTAATTGGCTGGCTACTGCTTCAGGTTTAAGAGCCAATGACACTGccttctctttgctctctctcctaTAGCCCTTTCGGCAGCGACGCGAATGACTGTCTAATTGCCCGAGCTGCAGCTGATCTCACACTCATCTCAAGGGATGAACGGCCGAATGCATAATCACTAGTGGTCACGTACCTGTCTCTTGGCGCTGGCCTAATTAGCCCTGCTTATgtaaaaaacatctaaaatccATGGTTCGTCCTGGAGTGTCTGTCTTTTTTGAAATAACCAAATCATTTCGTTTTTCAGCCTAGTCCGACAAACCTGGACTATTTTGGTCGACATGCAGAGGAGTATTAATTAGCCTTAATCCCATCCACATTTTGTAGCCTTTAGGTGTGAAAAGCTCATTGTTTCCCATGTGCAGGGATACTGGTAAAGGGTATGGATGTTGTTGAGGATGAGCTGAGCCTTTGACACCATGATGAACCCATCCTCTGCCGACTCGTCGCGGCAGCCAGACAATAGCAGCCGGAAGCAGCAGCGGTCGTCGTCTCCAGCCGGGCTAAAAGACAGTGGATCTAAAGCTGCACAGAAGGGCAGCAACTCGTCAAAGCCCATCACGTCAAAgcaaggaggaggtggagggagaagCAGCCGAGGTCATTCTCCCGTTTCCACAGGCAGGGAGCGGCAGGCCGGAGGCGCTTCTGCCGTCAGAGGCGCGGCTGCTGTCCAGGCTGCTGGTGCTGAAAGCCCGACGCTGAGCAGAGGCGGCATCCAGACACCGGAAGACTCCCCCCGCATTGTTGCTGATGCCTCTTCACCCTCCAGAGCAGATCAAAACCGTGTCGTTTCCGACCAGCCCTGCGCATCCAAATCCCCTAAACTGAGGAGCAAAAACCAGAGAGGTGGGGAGGCCTCGGCGGCGACGAGCAGCAACAAGAAGAGTTCCAAAAGCACAATAGGCTGCGGACCCGGTTTCTGGAAAGAGGGATGCTTACAGTCCGAGCTAATACAGTTTCATTTGAATAAGAGTTTGGGGAAGAAAGGGACAAAGATGCAGACGAAAACAGCATCACCGCCGGCCTCAGAGCCGGAGCTGTCCCCCGAGCCAGACTGTCCACAACCGGCTCCACAGCCAGACCAGAGACTACAAGAAGACATAGAGAGGCTGGAAGATGAAAACGAGGATCTTAAGGTAAATTGGTAACATATTACAAGcctgacattttttatttgttcataaaaGTTGTAATGTTTTTGCGTACGCAGTGGTCGCACCTGTTGTATTTGCGTACAGGCTGAATAGCACTGCACGTAGCTGCatgctttgttttgaaaaatatgttttgaaatgGCCCTGACCAATTTTCCTTTGGGGGGCCAGATTGGATTCAATTATTTTAAGGCACATTTTCATGTTATCCTCCGTTTTGTGCTAGACTGAAATCGAGGAGATGCGGGCAGAGATGGATGAGATGCGGGACACCTTTTATGAGGAAGACGCCTGCCAGCTACAGGACATGCgcagagagctggagagagCCAACAAGAACTGTAGGATCCTTCAGTACCGACTGAAGAAGGCCGAGAGGAAGAAGCTCCGGTTTGCAGAAAGTGGCCAGGTGGACGGAGAGCTAGTCAGAAGTCTAGAGCAAGACCTCAAGGTGAGTCTATGGCAGGTCCAACATCATTCTATTATGTTCTACAATGTCCATGGATATTAACAACTTCTGTGTatccttctgtctctgtgtcttctgtttCGGTCCCTCTCCCAGGTTGCGAAGGATGTGTCTGTGCGCTTGCACCACGAGCTGGAGAatgtggaggagaagaggacgAAGACAGAGGACGAGAATGAGAAGCTGAGGCAGCAGCTGATAGAGGTGGAGATCACCAAGCAGGTCCTGCAGAATGAACTGGAGAAAGCCAAAGAGGTGAGGGGCTGATggaagtgtgtctgtgtgcatatgAAAGTGCAATGCAAAGTGTGGTGTGAATTGTATAAAGGTCAGGTTGAAGGTATTATGTAATGCCCTATGAGTTTTATCAGTGTGTTTATGTCAGTAATGGTGCATTATGAGATATTCATTCATACTTACATATTTCATActtatatataacaaataaatagttCTTTTTGGGGATGTTTTTTTACTTCAAGCCTTTAAAATCCCTCTGTGAGCACTGTGATTTCAATATGAATATTTCACCAGAAATGTTCTCGGGGGTGGCTTTAAGCAGTCCTGTTTTTCCAATACTGAGCCTTCAGCTCTCCATAAATCTGGATGATATCACTGCCTTCAGTAAGAAAACAGtgagctgatgatgatgatgtaaccACTGTTTCCCTGCAGCTCTCgctgaaaagaaaaggaagtaaGGATGGgcagaaagcagagagaaagattCCACAGACCCCCATTGAGGTGAGTTGTTATGTCGTTAGATTATAAAGTTATAAACTTCAACAGATGTTTAATAATCAGGTTGTTTGCAATGcaatttacaaatgaaaagaacTAAGTATCAGAGTCATAATTTGTAGTGAGTGAAAGTAACACAAGAACAAAACCCATTACAATATGTGCTGAGGTAATGAAACTGATTCTGGGAATGTGTATTTTTAAGCACCCTACCAAACTAATTAGAACTTACACTAAAAAAACTACactgtttgtgtattttcttcCATGTTGACTGTGAAAATAAATTCACCACTTGAAAGATTGACTGTACTGAGTAAATAAAGAACCTCTGTTCTATCTCCACAGGAAGAAAATGAGGATTTGAAATGCCAGGTGGCCTTCATCAAGGAGGAAGCCATCTTGATGAGGAAAAAAATGGCAAAGATTGACAAGGAGAAAGACCGACTGGACTATGAGCTGCAGAAGTATCGCTCCTTCTACGGGGACGTGGACAGTCCTCTGCCTAAAGGTGAGGCTGGAGGGCCTCCAACCACCCGCGAATCAGAGCTGAAACTCCGCTTACgcctggtggaggaggaggcgaaCATCTTGGGGAGGAAGATTGTGGAGCTGGAGGTAGAGAACAGGGGGCTGAAGGCTGAACTGGATGACATGAGGGAAGACAGGTACGTCGACTTCATTCATCAGCTCTTGATGATTGAAACAGTAGGAAAAACTGGTTAAAATGTAGTGATAGTTGAAAAGCATCATATGCCCATATAAGGGAgatttcaataaaacatttgtgacaAGGACAATCATTTTCATGGTTGAGTTTAACCAGACTGTATGGTGAAACTATTGTTTCCTCTCCTAGTCTGGCGGCAGCAGGAGTGGACGGTATCGGAGGTCAACATTGCAGAGAGCAGGGCGAGGCCCTGTCAGAGCTGAGGCAGCAGCTTCAGCTGGTGGAGGATGAGGCAGAACTTCTCCGCCGGAATTTAGCAGATGTGGAAGAAGACAACAAAAAGGTTTGTGGTTTGCTCCAAAAAGTGCCAATTTCTTAACAGGGCAACTGTATTGTTACTGTAAGATCCAGGGACAAAACTACTCACATCTACCTTATGAATTATATGGAACTACTCCCCTTTAGTTTCTCTGTCTGGGACTATCTATTTAGTTCGCCCTCTATTTGAAGCCTTGTTaagcagttacatttttatttaaatatttctatcAAAATGGCAACAGACTGCAAATAATATATGACATGGCTATGTTATGCTTTCTCATATTACTTGGCAACATAATACAGTTTTAATTTCAGCGACGTAAGATGTAAcgtttctcctctttccttgtGTATCTGGTGCTATTATTGGTATCATCATTGACTTTGTGGCCTTTACTAAAATATGTCTGTTACCTAAGCCTCATACataagaaattaaaatgtgtgaacTGATCATACTTGCAGCACTTAGAGCACTTAGGAATAACATTCACTTTCATGTTAAGGTGACGAATGAACTCAATAAGATGAAATACAAGGCTGGATCCCATGAAGCTGGATCGAGACATGGaggaggtttgtttgtttttcaccttTTCAATGTCT contains:
- the LOC115021095 gene encoding protein SOGA3-like isoform X3 produces the protein MMNPSSADSSRQPDNSSRKQQRSSSPAGLKDSGSKAAQKGSNSSKPITSKQGGGGGRSSRGHSPVSTGRERQAGGASAVRGAAAVQAAGAESPTLSRGGIQTPEDSPRIVADASSPSRADQNRVVSDQPCASKSPKLRSKNQRGGEASAATSSNKKSSKSTIGCGPGFWKEGCLQSELIQFHLNKSLGKKGTKMQTKTASPPASEPELSPEPDCPQPAPQPDQRLQEDIERLEDENEDLKTEIEEMRAEMDEMRDTFYEEDACQLQDMRRELERANKNCRILQYRLKKAERKKLRFAESGQVDGELVRSLEQDLKVAKDVSVRLHHELENVEEKRTKTEDENEKLRQQLIEVEITKQVLQNELEKAKELSLKRKGSKDGQKAERKIPQTPIEEENEDLKCQVAFIKEEAILMRKKMAKIDKEKDRLDYELQKYRSFYGDVDSPLPKGEAGGPPTTRESELKLRLRLVEEEANILGRKIVELEVENRGLKAELDDMREDSLAAAGVDGIGGQHCREQGEALSELRQQLQLVEDEAELLRRNLADVEEDNKKVTNELNKMKYKAGSHEAGSRHGGGGADPAKLEALQEELKAARLQINELSGKVMQLQYENRVLLSNMQRYDLASHLGIRGSPRDSDAESDGGRDDDIPSASASSPRLLPPHRKREGPIGGESDSDEVRNIRCLTPTRSLFSPVDSRFLSRSLKDRQQMIDIRMEAERLGRTLDRLIADTSTIIAEARVFVTNGELFARLEEDEEGGRIRDHELLYRINAQLKAFRKELQSFIDRLDVPKQEDKQEEEPLSMFQPIILLILILVLFSSLSYATIFKLVFLFTLFFVL